A stretch of Rhododendron vialii isolate Sample 1 chromosome 4a, ASM3025357v1 DNA encodes these proteins:
- the LOC131323277 gene encoding uncharacterized protein LOC131323277 isoform X1 yields MSRGRGAGSSGTGFDPNTPSDDIGWKFGKMVENNRSRSQCIFCGKIVSGGITRLKEHLAHKKGKVSSCPSVSGEVRELMMKHLKDNNKKQEDKRKRHEELKEQIRATQCDEEFEYPAFNNDSDDSDPEMTIARQESVRMQYEHEERQRFQNRTGRRYHVGGSSGAGRSGNHDIGPPPGFSKRCSSVHETNTKKQWSSLTTPEARLAEIEVDLHRSKGKKQSKLSSRFMKAAKQKLGRAVSQFVLYTWLPSNMVNSPWLEPMLDVAREVGKGTKLPSSYEVAEVYLPKEYEAIQKWIGSLKTTWEERGVSIMCDGWSGPRRRHLVNFLVYSNRGTVFHKSIDATDVLSRTADYYFGLMDKVVEEIGEQYIVQIITDNEAAMKAAGKKLMEKRPHLYWTACTAHCIDLILEDIGEKKNVKAVLEKAKKVTRFIYNYDWVVNYMKNYTDGRDLLRPVITRFATNFITLESLVRYKIGLKDMFNSTEWKATRYARMQGAKEVKDILESKDFWAKAADILKIQEPLVKVLRLVDGDRKPTMGFIYEAMDRAKMAIQNNCRYYTEYWRIIDRRWAIQLHTDLHAAGYFLNPIYQYGGNLSNHREVMDGVRKVIMRLLPDLNEQVEAINQISVFRNKEDSFGTTVAQVAVQATNPGNYLSDTLF; encoded by the exons ATGTCGCGTGGACGTGGTGCAGGTAGTAGTGGTACTGGGTTTGATCCAAATACTCCTAGTGATGATATTGGGTGGAAGTTTGGAAAAATGGTTGAAAACAACAGAAGTAGATCACAATGCATTTTCTGTGGGAAAATTGTGAGTGGTGGTATAACTAGGTTGAAAGAACATTTAGcacacaaaaaaggaaaagtgtcCTCATGTCCTAGTGTTAGTGGTGAAGTTCGGGAGTTAATGATGAAACATTTGAAAGAcaataacaaaaaacaagaagataaaagaaaaagacatgAGGAATTGAAGGAACAAATAAGAGCTACTCAATGTGACGAGGAATTTGAGTATCCGGCATTTAACAATGATAGTGATGACTCAGATCCAGAAATGACCATAGCACGACAAGAAAGCGTAAGAATGCAATATGAACACGAGGAGAGACAAAGATTTCAAAACAGAACAGGGCGTAGATATCATGTAGGAGGAAGTAGTGGGGCTGGACGTAGCGGCAATCATGATATTGGGCCTCCTCCTGGTTTTTCTAAACGATGTTCTAGTGTTCACGAGACTAACACAAAAAAGCAATGGTCCAGTTTAACAACACCAGAAGCACGATTGGCAGAAATAGAGGTTGATCTTCATCGGAGTAAAGGGAAGAAACAATCGAAATTGTCTAGTCGATTCATGAAGGCAGCAAAGCAAAAATTGGGAAGGGCAGTTAGCCAATTTGTGCTATATACATGGTTGCCATCAAACATGGTAAATTCTCCATGGCTTGAACCAATGCTTGATGTTGCTAGAGAGGTTGGGAAAGGAACAAAACTTCCAAGTTCATACGAG GTGGCTGAAGTTTATTTGCCTAAAGAATACGAGGCCATACAAAAATGGATAGGATCTTTGAAGACTACTTGGGAGGAGAGAGGTGTTAGCATTATGTGTGATGGATGGTCAGGACCTAGAAGGAGGCATCTCGTTAATTTTCTTGTGTATAGCAATCGTGGAACAGTTTTTCACAAGTCTATTGATGCAACAGATGTACTTAGCAGAACAGCGGATTACTACTTCGGCCTCATGGATAAGGTAGTGGAAGAAATTGGGGAGCAATATATTGTCCAAATTATAACGGACAACGAAGCTGCTATGAAGGCGGCTGGTAAGAAACTTATGGAAAAGAGGCCCCATTTGTATTGGACCGCATGCACCGCTCATTGCATTGATTTAATTTTGGAGGACATTGGTGAGAaaaagaatgtgaaagcggtgtTGGAAAAGGCAAAGAAAGTCACGCGTTTTATTTATAATTATGATTGGGTCGTTAATTACATGAAAAATTACACCGATGGAAGAGATTTGTTACGGCCTGTCATCACACGCTTTGCCACCAATTTTATTACTTTGGAGAGTTTGGTTAGATACAAGATTGGTTTGAAAGATATGTTCAATTCTACTGAATGGAAAGCTACTAGATATGCTAGAATGCAAGGGGCGAAAGAAGTTAAAGATATCCTTGAATCTAAGGATTTTTGGGCAAAAGCTGCAGATATACTAAAAATACAAGAACCGCTGGTAAAGGTACTTAGGCTTGTGGACGGGGATCGAAAACCCACGATGGGGTTTATATACGAAGCCATGGACAGGGCTAAGATGGCAATACAAAATAATTGTCGTTATTATACCGAGTATTGGAGAATTATCGACCGTCGATGGGCTATTCAGTTACATACGGATTTGCATGCAGCAg GTTATTTTCTAAATCCAATATATCAATACGGTGGCAACTTGTCTAATCATAGGGAGGTCATGGATGGAGTTAGAAAAGTAATTATGAGATTACTGCCAGATCTAAATGAGCAAGTGGAAGCCATCAACCAA ATTTCGGTATTTCGAAATAAAGAAGATTCTTTTGGAACAACAGTGGCCCAAGTAGCAGTTCAAGCAACTAATCCTGGTAATTATTTAAGTGACACACTTTTTTAA
- the LOC131323277 gene encoding uncharacterized protein LOC131323277 isoform X3, which yields MSRGRGAGSSGTGFDPNTPSDDIGWKFGKMVENNRSRSQCIFCGKIVSGGITRLKEHLAHKKGKVSSCPSVSGEVRELMMKHLKDNNKKQEDKRKRHEELKEQIRATQCDEEFEYPAFNNDSDDSDPEMTIARQESVRMQYEHEERQRFQNRTGRRYHVGGSSGAGRSGNHDIGPPPGFSKRCSSVHETNTKKQWSSLTTPEARLAEIEVDLHRSKGKKQSKLSSRFMKAAKQKLGRAVSQFVLYTWLPSNMVNSPWLEPMLDVAREVGKGTKLPSSYEVAEVYLPKEYEAIQKWIGSLKTTWEERGVSIMCDGWSGPRRRHLVNFLVYSNRGTVFHKSIDATDVLSRTADYYFGLMDKVVEEIGEQYIVQIITDNEAAMKAAGKKLMEKRPHLYWTACTAHCIDLILEDIGEKKNVKAVLEKAKKVTRFIYNYDWVVNYMKNYTDGRDLLRPVITRFATNFITLESLVRYKIGLKDMFNSTEWKATRYARMQGAKEVKDILESKDFWAKAADILKIQEPLVKVLRLVDGDRKPTMGFIYEAMDRAKMAIQNNCRYYTEYWRIIDRRWAIQLHTDLHAADFGISK from the exons ATGTCGCGTGGACGTGGTGCAGGTAGTAGTGGTACTGGGTTTGATCCAAATACTCCTAGTGATGATATTGGGTGGAAGTTTGGAAAAATGGTTGAAAACAACAGAAGTAGATCACAATGCATTTTCTGTGGGAAAATTGTGAGTGGTGGTATAACTAGGTTGAAAGAACATTTAGcacacaaaaaaggaaaagtgtcCTCATGTCCTAGTGTTAGTGGTGAAGTTCGGGAGTTAATGATGAAACATTTGAAAGAcaataacaaaaaacaagaagataaaagaaaaagacatgAGGAATTGAAGGAACAAATAAGAGCTACTCAATGTGACGAGGAATTTGAGTATCCGGCATTTAACAATGATAGTGATGACTCAGATCCAGAAATGACCATAGCACGACAAGAAAGCGTAAGAATGCAATATGAACACGAGGAGAGACAAAGATTTCAAAACAGAACAGGGCGTAGATATCATGTAGGAGGAAGTAGTGGGGCTGGACGTAGCGGCAATCATGATATTGGGCCTCCTCCTGGTTTTTCTAAACGATGTTCTAGTGTTCACGAGACTAACACAAAAAAGCAATGGTCCAGTTTAACAACACCAGAAGCACGATTGGCAGAAATAGAGGTTGATCTTCATCGGAGTAAAGGGAAGAAACAATCGAAATTGTCTAGTCGATTCATGAAGGCAGCAAAGCAAAAATTGGGAAGGGCAGTTAGCCAATTTGTGCTATATACATGGTTGCCATCAAACATGGTAAATTCTCCATGGCTTGAACCAATGCTTGATGTTGCTAGAGAGGTTGGGAAAGGAACAAAACTTCCAAGTTCATACGAG GTGGCTGAAGTTTATTTGCCTAAAGAATACGAGGCCATACAAAAATGGATAGGATCTTTGAAGACTACTTGGGAGGAGAGAGGTGTTAGCATTATGTGTGATGGATGGTCAGGACCTAGAAGGAGGCATCTCGTTAATTTTCTTGTGTATAGCAATCGTGGAACAGTTTTTCACAAGTCTATTGATGCAACAGATGTACTTAGCAGAACAGCGGATTACTACTTCGGCCTCATGGATAAGGTAGTGGAAGAAATTGGGGAGCAATATATTGTCCAAATTATAACGGACAACGAAGCTGCTATGAAGGCGGCTGGTAAGAAACTTATGGAAAAGAGGCCCCATTTGTATTGGACCGCATGCACCGCTCATTGCATTGATTTAATTTTGGAGGACATTGGTGAGAaaaagaatgtgaaagcggtgtTGGAAAAGGCAAAGAAAGTCACGCGTTTTATTTATAATTATGATTGGGTCGTTAATTACATGAAAAATTACACCGATGGAAGAGATTTGTTACGGCCTGTCATCACACGCTTTGCCACCAATTTTATTACTTTGGAGAGTTTGGTTAGATACAAGATTGGTTTGAAAGATATGTTCAATTCTACTGAATGGAAAGCTACTAGATATGCTAGAATGCAAGGGGCGAAAGAAGTTAAAGATATCCTTGAATCTAAGGATTTTTGGGCAAAAGCTGCAGATATACTAAAAATACAAGAACCGCTGGTAAAGGTACTTAGGCTTGTGGACGGGGATCGAAAACCCACGATGGGGTTTATATACGAAGCCATGGACAGGGCTAAGATGGCAATACAAAATAATTGTCGTTATTATACCGAGTATTGGAGAATTATCGACCGTCGATGGGCTATTCAGTTACATACGGATTTGCATGCAGCAg ATTTCGGTATTTCGAAATAA
- the LOC131323277 gene encoding uncharacterized protein LOC131323277 isoform X2, with protein MVENNRSRSQCIFCGKIVSGGITRLKEHLAHKKGKVSSCPSVSGEVRELMMKHLKDNNKKQEDKRKRHEELKEQIRATQCDEEFEYPAFNNDSDDSDPEMTIARQESVRMQYEHEERQRFQNRTGRRYHVGGSSGAGRSGNHDIGPPPGFSKRCSSVHETNTKKQWSSLTTPEARLAEIEVDLHRSKGKKQSKLSSRFMKAAKQKLGRAVSQFVLYTWLPSNMVNSPWLEPMLDVAREVGKGTKLPSSYEVAEVYLPKEYEAIQKWIGSLKTTWEERGVSIMCDGWSGPRRRHLVNFLVYSNRGTVFHKSIDATDVLSRTADYYFGLMDKVVEEIGEQYIVQIITDNEAAMKAAGKKLMEKRPHLYWTACTAHCIDLILEDIGEKKNVKAVLEKAKKVTRFIYNYDWVVNYMKNYTDGRDLLRPVITRFATNFITLESLVRYKIGLKDMFNSTEWKATRYARMQGAKEVKDILESKDFWAKAADILKIQEPLVKVLRLVDGDRKPTMGFIYEAMDRAKMAIQNNCRYYTEYWRIIDRRWAIQLHTDLHAAGYFLNPIYQYGGNLSNHREVMDGVRKVIMRLLPDLNEQVEAINQISVFRNKEDSFGTTVAQVAVQATNPGNYLSDTLF; from the exons ATGGTTGAAAACAACAGAAGTAGATCACAATGCATTTTCTGTGGGAAAATTGTGAGTGGTGGTATAACTAGGTTGAAAGAACATTTAGcacacaaaaaaggaaaagtgtcCTCATGTCCTAGTGTTAGTGGTGAAGTTCGGGAGTTAATGATGAAACATTTGAAAGAcaataacaaaaaacaagaagataaaagaaaaagacatgAGGAATTGAAGGAACAAATAAGAGCTACTCAATGTGACGAGGAATTTGAGTATCCGGCATTTAACAATGATAGTGATGACTCAGATCCAGAAATGACCATAGCACGACAAGAAAGCGTAAGAATGCAATATGAACACGAGGAGAGACAAAGATTTCAAAACAGAACAGGGCGTAGATATCATGTAGGAGGAAGTAGTGGGGCTGGACGTAGCGGCAATCATGATATTGGGCCTCCTCCTGGTTTTTCTAAACGATGTTCTAGTGTTCACGAGACTAACACAAAAAAGCAATGGTCCAGTTTAACAACACCAGAAGCACGATTGGCAGAAATAGAGGTTGATCTTCATCGGAGTAAAGGGAAGAAACAATCGAAATTGTCTAGTCGATTCATGAAGGCAGCAAAGCAAAAATTGGGAAGGGCAGTTAGCCAATTTGTGCTATATACATGGTTGCCATCAAACATGGTAAATTCTCCATGGCTTGAACCAATGCTTGATGTTGCTAGAGAGGTTGGGAAAGGAACAAAACTTCCAAGTTCATACGAG GTGGCTGAAGTTTATTTGCCTAAAGAATACGAGGCCATACAAAAATGGATAGGATCTTTGAAGACTACTTGGGAGGAGAGAGGTGTTAGCATTATGTGTGATGGATGGTCAGGACCTAGAAGGAGGCATCTCGTTAATTTTCTTGTGTATAGCAATCGTGGAACAGTTTTTCACAAGTCTATTGATGCAACAGATGTACTTAGCAGAACAGCGGATTACTACTTCGGCCTCATGGATAAGGTAGTGGAAGAAATTGGGGAGCAATATATTGTCCAAATTATAACGGACAACGAAGCTGCTATGAAGGCGGCTGGTAAGAAACTTATGGAAAAGAGGCCCCATTTGTATTGGACCGCATGCACCGCTCATTGCATTGATTTAATTTTGGAGGACATTGGTGAGAaaaagaatgtgaaagcggtgtTGGAAAAGGCAAAGAAAGTCACGCGTTTTATTTATAATTATGATTGGGTCGTTAATTACATGAAAAATTACACCGATGGAAGAGATTTGTTACGGCCTGTCATCACACGCTTTGCCACCAATTTTATTACTTTGGAGAGTTTGGTTAGATACAAGATTGGTTTGAAAGATATGTTCAATTCTACTGAATGGAAAGCTACTAGATATGCTAGAATGCAAGGGGCGAAAGAAGTTAAAGATATCCTTGAATCTAAGGATTTTTGGGCAAAAGCTGCAGATATACTAAAAATACAAGAACCGCTGGTAAAGGTACTTAGGCTTGTGGACGGGGATCGAAAACCCACGATGGGGTTTATATACGAAGCCATGGACAGGGCTAAGATGGCAATACAAAATAATTGTCGTTATTATACCGAGTATTGGAGAATTATCGACCGTCGATGGGCTATTCAGTTACATACGGATTTGCATGCAGCAg GTTATTTTCTAAATCCAATATATCAATACGGTGGCAACTTGTCTAATCATAGGGAGGTCATGGATGGAGTTAGAAAAGTAATTATGAGATTACTGCCAGATCTAAATGAGCAAGTGGAAGCCATCAACCAA ATTTCGGTATTTCGAAATAAAGAAGATTCTTTTGGAACAACAGTGGCCCAAGTAGCAGTTCAAGCAACTAATCCTGGTAATTATTTAAGTGACACACTTTTTTAA
- the LOC131323702 gene encoding disease resistance protein RFL1-like produces the protein MCTPQGIIEKLGCLAFDEAVKAAIKAGKYVIHYKTNLENLQAEMGSLKDRSEIIEENVCVANQRGEEVYNAVLHWRTEVNRMTRDVQELVGQSSGTGNMSCLACSCPNIKRRYRLSKQAEEKIAGVQKLTQDSHFDEISHARPSPSELEFPSNKNYINLDSRAPVFKDIVDALKDPSVNVIGVHGLGGVGKTTLVEEVGKKMRHDGTFKQVPLAVVSKDLNVKEIQSKLADRLDIELDATSAEKGRATKLWNKFINGEKYLVILDDIWEEVDIKAIGIPLVNGSTTGCKVLLTSRNENLLTRMKVDRSFPIAELPMPEAWTLFKKLTGNSIDESRPEIYYLACEVCKKCKGLPVAINALGAALKGKPDHAWKNALDNLERHMITNIEGINPSVLASLKLSYDMLWSSDAKSCFLLCCLYPKDVETSIDDLARHCLTRCLLSQNPRTLEEARDAVRTLVGSLKSASLLLNDNDENVVRIHDVIRDVGISIARKEEAFLIDHGAVRWPRNPINGPRYSAISLRAEKIKGLPNELTCPQLHTLMFINSKFSYLKVPDNFFSGMKQLTVLILCRMSLQKLPSSLAKLSSLGMLCLEHCQLEA, from the coding sequence ATGTGTACTCCTCAAGGCATAATTGAGAAGTTGGGATGTCTGGCCTTTGATGAAGCGGTCAAAGCAGCAATCAAGGCAGGGAAATATGTTATTCACTACAAGACAAACCTCGAAAATCTGCAAGCTGAAATGGGAAGTCTTAAAGATCGTAGcgaaataattgaagaaaacgTTTGTGTGGCCAATCAACGCGGTGAAGAGGTTTATAATGCTGTTTTGCATTGGCGCACGGAGGTGAACAGGATGACACGTGATGTTCAGGAACTTGTGGGGCAGAGCAGTGGTACGGGAAACATGAGTTGCCTTGCGTGCTCATGTCCTAACATCAAGCGGCGTTACAGACTGAGCAAACAAGCCGAAGAGAAGATAGCGGGTGTCCAAAAACTCACTCAAGATAGCCATTTTGATGAAATTTCACACGCTAGGCCGTCTCCTTCAGAACTTGAGTTCCCATCCAACAAGAATTACATTAACTTGGACTCTAGAGCACCGGTCTTCAAGGATATCGTGGATGCATTAAAAGATCCCAGTGTTAATGTTATTGGTGTACACGGGTTAGGAGGCGTCGGTAAGACCACGTTAGTTGAGGAGGTGGGCAAGAAAATGCGACACGATGGAACTTTTAAGCAAGTCCCACTAGCAGTTGTCTCTAAGGATCTCAATGTGAAGGAAATACAATCAAAATTAGCTGACAGATTGGATATTGAATTGGATGCCACAAGTGCTGAAAAAGGAAGAGCAACTAAGTTGTGGAATAAATTCATCAACGGGGAGAAATATCTCGTCATATTGGACGATATTTGGGAAGAGGTGGACATTAAAGCTATTGGTATTCCTCTCGTAAATGGGTCGACGACAGGCTGCAAAGTTTTGCTAACATCTCGAAATGAAAATTTGTTAACTAGAATGAAAGTCGATAGAAGTTTCCCAATTGCAGAACTACCGATGCCAGAAGCATGGACCCTATTCAAGAAACTAACGGGAAATTCTATTGATGAGTCTCGGCCAGAAATATATTATCTAGCGTGTGAAGTGTGCAAAAAATGTAAAGGTTTGCCAGTTGCCATAAATGCACTTGGAGCAGCGTTAAAAGGTAAGCCAGATCATGCATGGAAAAATGCACTGGATAACCTTGAGAGGCACATGATCACGAACATTGAGGGCATTAACCCAAGTGTTTTGGCTTCTTTAAAGTTGAGCTACGATATGTTGTGGTCCTCGGATGCAAAATCTTGTTTCTTGCTATGTTGTTTGTATCCTAAAGATGTTGAGACTTCAATCGATGACTTGGCGAGACATTGCTTAACGAGGTGTTTGCTCTCTCAAAACCCGCGTACGCTAGAAGAAGCAAGAGATGCTGTACGTACCCTGGTTGGTTCCCTCAAATCTGCTTCTCTGCTGTTAAATGACAATGATGAAAATGTTGTAAGGATACATGATGTCATAAGAGATGTTGGCATCTCAATCGCACGCAAGGAAGAAGCATTTCTTATCGATCATGGTGCTGTTCGATGGCCTCGTAATCCTATTAATGGGCCTCGGTACTCAGCAATCTCGTTAAGAGCTGAAAAAATTAAAGGGCTTCCGAATGAGTTGACATGTCCGCAACTCCACACCTTGATGTTCATCAATAGCAAATTTTCATATCTTAAAGTTCCAGACAATTTTTTTAGTGGGATGAAGCAACTTACAGTGTTAATTTTATGTCGAATGAGTTTGCAGAAACTACCATCATCGCTCGCAAAATTATCAAGCCTTGGAATGTTATGTCTGGAACATTGCCAGTTGGaggcatag
- the LOC131322614 gene encoding disease resistance protein RFL1-like isoform X1, protein MCTPQGIIEKLGCLAFDEAVKAAIKAGKYVIHYKTNLENLQAEMGSLKDRSEIIEENVCVANQRGEEVYNAVLHWRTEVNRMTRDVQELVGQSSGTGNMSCLACSCPNIKRRYRLSKQAEEKIAGVQKLTQDSHFDEISHARPSPSELEFPSNKNYINLDSRAPVFKDIVDALKDPSVNVIGVHGLGGVGKTTLVEEVGKKMRHDGTFKQVPLAVVSKDLNVKEIQSKLADRLDIELDATSAEKGRATKLWNKFINGEKYLVILDDIWEEVDIKAIGIPLVNGSTTGCKVLLTSRNENLLTRMKVDRSFPIAELPMPEAWTLFKKLTGNSIDESRPEIYYLACEVCKKCKGLPVAINALGAALKGKPDHAWKNALDNLERHMITNIEGINPSVLASLKLSYDMLWSSDAKSCFLLCCLYPKDVETSIDDLARHCLTRCLLSQNPRTLEEARDAVRTLVGSLKSASLLLNDNDENVVRIHDVIRDVGISIARKEEAFLIDHGAVRWPRNPINGPRYSAISLRAEKIKGLPNELTCPQLHTLMFINSKFSYLKVPDNFFSGMKQLTVLILCRMSLQKLPSSLAKLSSLGMLCLEHCQLEA, encoded by the coding sequence ATGTGTACTCCTCAAGGCATAATTGAGAAGTTGGGATGTCTGGCCTTTGATGAAGCGGTCAAAGCAGCAATCAAGGCAGGGAAATATGTTATTCACTACAAGACAAACCTCGAAAATCTGCAAGCTGAAATGGGAAGTCTTAAAGATCGTAGcgaaataattgaagaaaacgTTTGTGTGGCCAATCAACGCGGTGAAGAGGTTTATAATGCTGTTTTGCATTGGCGCACGGAGGTGAACAGGATGACACGTGATGTTCAGGAACTTGTGGGGCAGAGCAGTGGTACGGGAAACATGAGTTGCCTTGCGTGCTCATGTCCTAACATCAAGCGGCGTTACAGACTGAGCAAACAAGCCGAAGAGAAGATAGCGGGTGTCCAAAAACTCACTCAAGATAGCCATTTTGATGAAATTTCACACGCTAGGCCGTCTCCTTCAGAACTTGAGTTCCCATCCAACAAGAATTACATTAACTTGGACTCTAGAGCACCGGTCTTCAAGGATATCGTGGATGCATTAAAAGATCCCAGTGTTAATGTTATTGGTGTACACGGGTTAGGAGGCGTCGGTAAGACCACGTTAGTTGAGGAGGTGGGCAAGAAAATGCGACACGATGGAACTTTTAAGCAAGTCCCACTAGCAGTTGTCTCTAAGGATCTCAATGTGAAGGAAATACAATCAAAATTAGCTGACAGATTGGATATTGAATTGGATGCCACAAGTGCTGAAAAAGGAAGAGCAACTAAGTTGTGGAATAAATTCATCAACGGGGAGAAATATCTCGTCATATTGGACGATATTTGGGAAGAGGTGGACATTAAAGCTATTGGTATTCCTCTCGTAAATGGGTCGACGACAGGCTGCAAAGTTTTGCTAACATCTCGAAATGAAAATTTGTTAACTAGAATGAAAGTCGATAGAAGTTTCCCAATTGCAGAACTACCGATGCCAGAAGCATGGACCCTATTCAAGAAACTAACGGGAAATTCTATTGATGAGTCTCGGCCAGAAATATATTATCTAGCGTGTGAAGTGTGCAAAAAATGTAAAGGTTTGCCAGTTGCCATAAATGCACTTGGAGCAGCGTTAAAAGGTAAGCCAGATCATGCATGGAAAAATGCACTGGATAACCTTGAGAGGCACATGATCACGAACATTGAGGGCATTAACCCAAGTGTTTTGGCTTCTTTAAAGTTGAGCTACGATATGTTGTGGTCCTCGGATGCAAAATCTTGTTTCTTGCTATGTTGTTTGTATCCTAAAGATGTTGAGACTTCAATCGATGACTTGGCGAGACATTGCTTAACGAGGTGTTTGCTCTCTCAAAACCCGCGTACGCTAGAGGAAGCAAGAGATGCTGTACGTACCCTGGTTGGTTCCCTCAAATCTGCTTCTCTGCTGTTAAATGACAATGATGAAAATGTTGTAAGGATACATGATGTCATAAGAGATGTTGGCATCTCAATCGCACGCAAGGAAGAAGCATTTCTTATCGATCATGGTGCTGTTCGATGGCCTCGTAATCCTATTAATGGGCCTCGGTACTCAGCAATCTCGTTAAGAGCTGAAAAAATTAAAGGGCTTCCGAATGAGTTGACATGTCCGCAACTCCACACCTTGATGTTCATCAATAGCAAATTTTCATATCTTAAAGTTCCAGACAATTTTTTTAGTGGGATGAAGCAACTTACAGTGTTAATTTTATGTCGAATGAGTTTGCAGAAACTACCATCATCGCTCGCAAAATTATCAAGCCTTGGAATGTTATGTCTGGAACATTGCCAGTTGGaggcatag